In Micromonospora sp. WMMA1363, a genomic segment contains:
- a CDS encoding branched-chain amino acid ABC transporter permease translates to MTELIESVLRGLGTGSVYALLALGFVIIYKATRVISFAQPAFMLAGVVAVTYLTPAVGFWAAVPLAAFGTALLALGVERTAVRPMVGRPAFVVAIITLGVDVAVRVVVNAFIGLDVRHVGDPWGLRTVALGPVAMQQRHLAAVVAAVLLVAGLFAFFRFTRTGLAMRAAALDQEAALAHGVSVGAVFAVSWALAGGLAAVAGTFAAAGGSVDGALWLIALTALPVIILGGLDSLPGAVIGGLAVGVLQEFVATYANDVAWLGGNVSVITPYLLMLVVLLLRPYGLFGTPEVERV, encoded by the coding sequence GTGACCGAGCTGATCGAGAGCGTGCTGCGCGGGCTCGGTACCGGCAGCGTCTACGCGCTGCTCGCGCTCGGCTTCGTCATCATCTACAAGGCCACCCGGGTGATCAGCTTCGCGCAGCCGGCGTTCATGCTCGCCGGCGTCGTCGCGGTCACCTACCTCACCCCGGCGGTCGGTTTCTGGGCCGCGGTGCCCCTCGCGGCGTTCGGCACCGCGCTGCTCGCGCTCGGGGTGGAACGCACCGCGGTCCGTCCGATGGTGGGCCGACCGGCGTTCGTGGTCGCCATCATCACCCTCGGCGTCGACGTGGCCGTCCGGGTGGTGGTCAACGCGTTCATCGGCCTGGACGTGCGGCACGTCGGCGACCCGTGGGGGCTGCGCACCGTCGCCCTCGGCCCGGTGGCGATGCAGCAGCGGCACCTCGCCGCGGTGGTCGCGGCGGTCCTGCTGGTCGCCGGGCTCTTCGCGTTCTTCCGGTTCACCCGCACCGGGCTGGCGATGCGCGCCGCCGCGCTGGACCAGGAGGCCGCGCTCGCCCACGGCGTCTCGGTGGGCGCGGTCTTCGCGGTCAGCTGGGCACTCGCCGGCGGGCTTGCCGCCGTCGCCGGCACCTTCGCCGCCGCCGGCGGCAGCGTGGACGGGGCGCTGTGGCTGATCGCGTTGACCGCCCTGCCCGTGATCATTCTCGGTGGGCTGGACTCGCTGCCCGGCGCGGTCATCGGCGGGCTCGCCGTCGGCGTCCTGCAGGAGTTCGTCGCCACGTACGCGAACGACGTCGCCTGGCTCGGCGGCAACGTCTCGGTCATCACCCCGTACCTGCTGATGCTGGTCGTGCTGCTGCTGCGCCCGTACGGGTTGTTCGGCACCCCGGAGGTGGAACGGGTATGA
- a CDS encoding branched-chain amino acid ABC transporter permease codes for MTNSRPRGRPLLRTSYDEDLALLDTPAKRWWTGAVLTLAVGLPFLLTDDLLQLLAVCCVAAIGAIGLGLVTGYAGQVSLGHAFFLGIGAYTAAALSGDPDGRVIGFGVTDITIWLPAAGLVAGLAGVLVAPLATRLRGLYLAIVTLGLVFIGQHIFSGWSSLTGGAGVGRPAATLEFLGWPLAVTGPAGTRDQKLYWLMLGLLLVFALAAGNLARSRIGRAFTAIRDRDIAAGVIGVNLPRYKTIAFAVSSCYAGCAGALLHTITGFFDPGSFSLLLSVQYIAMVLIGGAGTVSGAIAGAFFITLLPRLTRELQAWVPFVSSQPNEVPNVFQVETILYGVLIIVFLIFEPRGLFGLWVRARTYWKAWPFSY; via the coding sequence ATGACCAACTCCCGGCCGCGCGGCCGGCCGCTGCTGCGCACGTCGTACGACGAGGACCTGGCGTTGCTGGACACCCCGGCGAAGCGGTGGTGGACCGGTGCCGTGCTCACGCTGGCGGTCGGGCTGCCCTTCCTGCTCACCGACGACCTGCTGCAACTACTCGCGGTCTGCTGCGTCGCCGCGATCGGGGCGATCGGGCTCGGCCTGGTTACCGGGTACGCCGGGCAGGTCTCCCTGGGTCACGCCTTCTTCCTCGGCATCGGCGCGTACACCGCCGCGGCGCTCAGCGGCGACCCGGACGGGCGGGTGATCGGTTTCGGTGTCACCGACATCACGATCTGGCTGCCCGCCGCCGGTCTGGTCGCCGGCCTCGCCGGGGTACTCGTCGCGCCCCTCGCGACCCGGCTGCGTGGGCTCTACCTGGCCATCGTCACCCTCGGCCTGGTCTTCATCGGCCAGCACATCTTCAGCGGGTGGTCGTCGCTGACCGGCGGCGCCGGGGTCGGCCGACCGGCGGCCACCCTGGAATTCCTCGGGTGGCCCCTCGCCGTCACCGGCCCGGCCGGCACCCGCGACCAGAAGCTGTACTGGTTGATGCTGGGGCTGCTGTTGGTCTTCGCGCTCGCGGCAGGCAATCTGGCCCGCTCCCGGATCGGGCGGGCGTTCACCGCGATCCGTGACCGGGACATCGCCGCCGGGGTGATCGGGGTGAACCTGCCCCGCTACAAGACCATCGCTTTTGCCGTGTCGTCGTGTTACGCCGGGTGCGCCGGCGCGCTGCTCCACACGATCACCGGCTTCTTCGATCCCGGCTCGTTCAGCCTGCTGCTGTCCGTGCAGTACATCGCCATGGTGCTGATCGGCGGAGCGGGCACCGTCTCCGGCGCGATCGCCGGGGCGTTCTTCATCACCCTGCTGCCCCGGCTCACCCGGGAACTGCAGGCGTGGGTGCCCTTCGTCAGCAGCCAGCCGAACGAGGTGCCGAACGTCTTCCAGGTGGAGACGATCCTCTACGGCGTACTCATCATCGTCTTCCTCATCTTCGAACCACGCGGGCTGTTCGGCCTCTGGGTCCGGGCCCGCACCTACTGGAAGGCGTGGCCGTTCTCCTACTGA
- a CDS encoding ABC transporter substrate-binding protein encodes MSEEAMGRPMSRIALGTAVLLLAGTLTACRGGDTSTDASGLRTDVGVTSEPCPQPVDRNKGCIYLGIISDLTEGPFRALAVPITDAQKAFWKRVNTAGGIGDYEVDVTRYVRDNKYNPQTHNQVYQEIKPDVLALAQSLGSPTTSAILRDMTANNVIAAPAAWTSGYAFEDVIIESGANYCIESMNALDYAWEAYQPTSAMAVHLAGDYGDDAAAGVKLAAEALGMTFTDVKTDSGADKQAGAIQAILTGEPDVVVLTTGPADAATIVGQAVARGYPGRFIGTSPTWNPALLQSPAGPALVARFEQTAPWNAWPTDTPGHRALREALPGVTPNDGYTAGWVWSYPMKAALKKAVADGDLTRAGLLRAVKSLTRVDYEGMLPENAGNYAAGPNDAAVRVTAIYKPDRAAPTGVRQVRDLFTGPTAQAYTLDRPCYEKL; translated from the coding sequence GTGAGCGAGGAAGCCATGGGAAGACCGATGTCGCGGATCGCCCTCGGGACGGCCGTGCTCCTGCTGGCCGGCACCCTCACCGCCTGCCGCGGCGGTGACACCTCCACCGACGCGTCCGGGCTGAGGACCGATGTGGGCGTGACCTCCGAACCGTGCCCGCAGCCGGTGGACCGGAACAAGGGCTGCATCTACCTCGGCATCATCTCCGACCTCACCGAGGGACCGTTCCGGGCGCTCGCGGTGCCGATCACCGACGCGCAGAAGGCGTTCTGGAAGCGGGTCAACACCGCCGGCGGGATCGGCGACTACGAGGTGGACGTCACCCGGTACGTGCGCGACAACAAGTACAACCCGCAGACCCACAACCAGGTCTACCAGGAGATCAAACCGGATGTGCTGGCGCTCGCGCAGAGCCTGGGCTCACCCACCACCAGTGCGATCCTCCGTGACATGACGGCGAACAACGTGATCGCCGCACCGGCGGCGTGGACGTCCGGGTACGCCTTCGAGGACGTCATCATCGAGTCCGGTGCCAACTACTGCATCGAGTCGATGAACGCCCTCGACTACGCGTGGGAGGCCTACCAACCGACGTCGGCGATGGCGGTGCACCTGGCCGGCGACTACGGCGACGACGCCGCCGCCGGGGTGAAACTCGCCGCCGAGGCCCTCGGGATGACCTTCACCGACGTCAAGACCGACTCGGGTGCCGACAAGCAGGCCGGCGCCATCCAGGCGATCCTCACCGGCGAGCCGGACGTGGTGGTGCTCACCACGGGCCCGGCCGACGCGGCCACCATCGTCGGGCAGGCCGTCGCGCGCGGCTACCCGGGGCGGTTCATCGGCACCAGCCCCACCTGGAATCCGGCACTGCTGCAGAGCCCGGCGGGGCCGGCGCTGGTGGCCCGCTTCGAGCAGACCGCGCCGTGGAACGCCTGGCCCACCGACACCCCCGGCCACCGGGCACTGCGGGAGGCGCTGCCCGGTGTCACCCCCAACGACGGCTACACCGCCGGCTGGGTGTGGTCGTATCCGATGAAGGCGGCCCTAAAGAAGGCCGTCGCCGACGGTGATCTCACCCGCGCCGGGCTGCTCAGGGCGGTCAAGTCCCTGACCAGGGTGGATTACGAGGGCATGCTGCCGGAGAACGCCGGCAACTATGCCGCCGGGCCGAACGACGCGGCGGTCCGGGTTACCGCGATCTACAAGCCGGACCGGGCGGCCCCGACCGGGGTGCGCCAGGTGCGGGACCTGTTCACCGGGCCGACCGCACAGGCGTACACCCTGGACCGGCCCTGCTACGAGAAGCTCTGA
- a CDS encoding DUF5715 family protein, with amino-acid sequence MRVPSRSPGQQPGPTVSSATPARRRPPSALPHRAPAAAPDLDAYRAAVADLLVEVGALAGAASTAARQVLVDQRLREPAIAAVLDDTPQGLIGARETLLLEMARYQPNERSSAADLTALIRIYLLSRVDVMWWRDEPTFLTDEQVNGSPELVDLEWLRRRDLLRFRYQEQPATLLGRGVRAARRRLLPAATPRTAGLLFRRARREVVALLNDVGREFAARTPAGTPPLWVNSLVRSAEHQHRLRRLGYAAMVPSGHCLGWAVDVEMAWFDRFGVRDTLAELLLARQRAGEVNVVDEGQAWHLCLAPAARRRLRRAYEAEMAV; translated from the coding sequence ATGCGCGTGCCCAGTCGAAGCCCGGGACAGCAGCCGGGGCCCACCGTCTCGTCCGCCACGCCGGCCCGGCGGCGTCCGCCCTCCGCACTGCCCCACCGGGCGCCGGCGGCCGCGCCGGACCTGGACGCGTACCGGGCCGCCGTGGCCGACCTGCTGGTCGAGGTCGGCGCGCTCGCGGGGGCCGCCAGCACCGCTGCCCGGCAGGTGCTGGTCGATCAGCGGCTGCGTGAACCCGCGATCGCGGCGGTCCTCGACGACACCCCGCAGGGCCTCATCGGTGCGCGCGAGACGCTGCTGCTGGAGATGGCCCGCTACCAGCCGAACGAGCGCAGCTCGGCCGCCGACCTGACCGCCCTGATCCGGATCTACCTACTGTCACGCGTCGACGTGATGTGGTGGCGGGACGAGCCAACCTTCCTCACCGACGAGCAGGTCAACGGCAGCCCGGAGCTGGTCGACCTGGAGTGGCTGCGCCGGCGCGACCTCCTGCGTTTCCGGTACCAGGAGCAACCGGCCACGCTGCTCGGCCGGGGGGTGCGGGCGGCGCGGCGGCGGCTGCTGCCGGCCGCCACCCCGCGTACGGCGGGCCTGCTGTTCCGCCGGGCCCGTCGGGAGGTCGTGGCACTGCTCAACGACGTCGGCCGGGAGTTCGCCGCCCGCACTCCGGCCGGCACGCCACCGTTGTGGGTGAACAGCCTGGTCCGCAGCGCCGAACACCAGCACCGGCTGCGCCGCCTCGGATACGCGGCGATGGTGCCCAGCGGTCACTGCCTGGGCTGGGCGGTGGACGTGGAGATGGCGTGGTTCGACCGGTTCGGTGTCCGGGACACCCTGGCCGAGCTGTTGCTCGCGCGGCAGCGGGCCGGCGAGGTCAACGTCGTCGACGAAGGACAGGCCTGGCACCTGTGTCTCGCGCCCGCGGCGCGTCGCCGGCTGCGCCGGGCGTACGAAGCCGAGATGGCGGTCTGA
- a CDS encoding asparagine synthase-related protein, translating to MCGLVLSAGPEADPAIFRRMLATLESRGEVTETRYENGLLTGVRRLRVVDRDRAVQPWTDHDERFVLCYNGEVFNHHELRAELTALGHRFRSASDTEVVLAAYLRWGEEMVSRLRGEYAFAIADRASGRAYLVRDPLGVKPLYWARTPGCLHVASEVKALVGLGTPILEVPPGHHGWADAGAPVRLRPYVDLLTLGDELPPVDDPDEAAQLVRAALTDSIRTRVDTDLTVGVVLSGGLDSSLTLLHVREMHPDCVAVTVGVPESPDLVHARRLARDLGVPHEVVELRPRDIRLAEVREAIRISELTEYGDIINAVVSVPLFRRLRELGVKVALTGDGSDELFGGYPMYHQVGPAAARRLFRYKLRNLGRTELQRVDRTSMAYGVEARVPFLDLGVVELAMRLPVGLKMREGQEKWILREAFADLLPDYIRRRPKNPMSYSSGLHERARLYKPLFARLHRSFHYNLLEPVRRDFDTVLTRCGNDLDRAIAAGRARPDYTMLEHARDLVGAAKWNAVPMVRRLVGPRRSRGDAPLPG from the coding sequence ATGTGTGGCCTCGTGCTGAGCGCCGGCCCCGAGGCCGATCCGGCCATCTTCCGGCGCATGCTGGCCACCCTGGAATCGCGCGGTGAGGTGACCGAGACGCGGTACGAGAACGGCCTGCTCACCGGTGTTCGACGGCTGCGGGTCGTGGATCGGGACCGGGCGGTGCAGCCCTGGACCGATCACGACGAGCGGTTTGTGCTCTGTTACAACGGCGAGGTCTTCAACCATCACGAGCTGCGGGCTGAGCTGACCGCGCTCGGGCACCGCTTCCGCAGCGCGAGCGACACCGAGGTGGTGCTCGCCGCGTACCTGCGCTGGGGCGAGGAGATGGTCAGCAGGCTGCGCGGCGAGTACGCGTTCGCCATCGCGGACCGGGCCAGCGGCCGTGCGTACCTGGTGCGTGACCCGCTCGGGGTCAAGCCCCTGTACTGGGCCCGGACCCCGGGGTGCCTGCACGTGGCGAGCGAGGTCAAGGCACTGGTCGGCCTCGGTACGCCGATCCTCGAGGTGCCGCCCGGGCACCACGGCTGGGCGGACGCCGGCGCGCCGGTTCGGCTGCGCCCGTACGTCGACCTGCTCACTCTCGGCGACGAACTGCCGCCGGTGGACGACCCGGACGAGGCCGCCCAGCTCGTCCGTGCGGCCCTCACCGACAGTATCCGGACACGGGTGGACACCGACCTCACCGTCGGTGTGGTGCTGTCCGGTGGCCTGGACAGTTCGCTGACCCTGCTGCACGTCCGCGAGATGCACCCGGACTGCGTCGCCGTCACCGTCGGTGTGCCGGAGAGCCCCGACCTGGTGCACGCGCGGCGGCTGGCGCGTGACCTTGGCGTGCCGCACGAGGTGGTGGAGCTACGGCCGCGCGACATCCGACTGGCGGAGGTCCGGGAGGCGATCCGGATCTCCGAACTCACCGAGTATGGCGACATCATCAATGCGGTGGTGTCGGTGCCGCTCTTCCGGCGGCTGCGCGAGCTCGGCGTGAAGGTGGCGCTCACCGGCGACGGCTCGGACGAACTGTTCGGCGGATACCCCATGTACCACCAGGTCGGGCCGGCGGCGGCCCGCCGGCTCTTCCGGTACAAGCTGCGCAACCTCGGCCGCACGGAGTTGCAGCGCGTCGACCGGACGAGCATGGCCTACGGGGTGGAGGCGCGGGTCCCGTTCCTCGACCTGGGCGTGGTGGAGCTGGCGATGCGCCTTCCCGTCGGCCTGAAGATGCGCGAGGGCCAGGAGAAGTGGATTCTCCGCGAGGCGTTCGCGGACCTGCTGCCCGACTACATCCGGCGTCGGCCGAAGAACCCGATGTCGTACTCCTCCGGCCTGCACGAGCGCGCCCGGCTGTACAAGCCGTTGTTCGCCCGGCTGCATCGGTCCTTCCACTACAACCTGCTCGAACCGGTCCGCCGGGACTTCGACACCGTGCTCACCCGGTGCGGCAACGACCTGGACCGGGCGATCGCCGCCGGCCGGGCCCGGCCCGACTACACCATGCTGGAGCACGCCCGGGACCTGGTGGGCGCGGCGAAGTGGAATGCGGTGCCGATGGTGCGCCGGTTGGTCGGGCCACGCCGCTCCCGCGGGGACGCGCCGCTGCCCGGGTGA
- a CDS encoding DUF305 domain-containing protein produces MSVRGRWVLAVVTAAALLVVAAALLRPGPAPDRASPAPRAATGSTGIDDMSVIVPGRPGEPARVRPAEEVRKTASPDHNSLDTWFVRMMIPHHEQALEMAELVPSRAADPRVKALAERIRAGQGPEIGMLRAWLQARALSAEVAGHDHSTMRGMQSPEAMRRLADARGAGFDRLFVQMMSDHHAGAVEMSTDLLKVGAEPLLQEFANSVAVEQSVEIDRMWELLDS; encoded by the coding sequence ATGAGCGTGCGTGGCAGATGGGTGCTGGCCGTCGTCACAGCAGCGGCCCTACTGGTCGTGGCTGCCGCGCTACTTCGGCCAGGACCTGCTCCGGACAGGGCGTCACCTGCGCCGAGGGCCGCAACTGGATCAACTGGAATCGATGACATGTCGGTCATCGTGCCGGGCCGGCCGGGGGAGCCGGCCAGGGTCCGCCCCGCCGAGGAGGTGCGGAAGACCGCGTCACCAGACCACAACTCGCTGGACACCTGGTTCGTGCGGATGATGATCCCGCATCACGAGCAGGCCCTGGAGATGGCCGAGCTGGTCCCGTCCCGCGCCGCCGATCCGCGGGTGAAGGCTCTCGCCGAGCGGATCCGGGCCGGCCAGGGGCCGGAGATCGGGATGCTGCGGGCCTGGTTGCAGGCGCGGGCGTTGTCCGCCGAGGTCGCCGGCCACGACCACAGCACCATGCGGGGCATGCAGTCGCCCGAGGCGATGCGCCGGCTCGCCGACGCCCGGGGTGCCGGCTTCGACCGGCTCTTCGTGCAGATGATGAGTGACCACCACGCGGGCGCCGTCGAGATGTCCACCGACCTGCTGAAGGTGGGCGCGGAACCGCTGCTCCAGGAGTTCGCCAACTCCGTCGCCGTCGAGCAGAGCGTCGAGATCGACCGGATGTGGGAACTCCTCGACTCCTGA
- a CDS encoding sensor histidine kinase — translation MTVNRTILGRPLRGVAFDVFVSGVVVLLALAGMAGQPGGGAATLVGVAMAVALLFRRAHPSAVAALVAMLAEVQVLAGWGPLVYDVAVLVALYSVVKYAERLRDGVLAGAVAGIGAVQAALQTEGPEWWAAALYFGLVTGAVWLVGLNVRTHRRYVFSLEERAATLEREREAEARAAVAGERARIARELHDVVAHSIAVMIVQADGARFTIDRDPAAARDAVKVVADTGRQALEEMRRLVGVLREPDPPEPASAPRPDDGGVAEPEHRRPALAELPALLDRFTEAGLRVRWAVTGEPSLPPGLELTVYRVVQEGLTNALKHAGVGAAVEVTLERDADAVSVCVVDDGRGRSPVRPAPSGGHGLVGMRERVGVYDGRFTAGPRLAGGWQVQVRLPLPSTEAVAA, via the coding sequence GTGACCGTGAACCGGACGATCCTCGGCCGCCCGCTGCGCGGCGTCGCCTTCGACGTGTTCGTCTCCGGCGTCGTGGTGCTGCTCGCCCTCGCCGGCATGGCCGGCCAGCCCGGCGGCGGGGCGGCCACCCTGGTCGGTGTCGCGATGGCGGTGGCGCTGCTGTTCCGGCGCGCCCACCCGTCGGCTGTCGCCGCCCTGGTGGCGATGCTGGCCGAGGTGCAGGTGCTCGCCGGCTGGGGGCCGCTGGTGTACGACGTGGCCGTGCTCGTCGCGCTCTACAGCGTGGTCAAGTACGCTGAGCGGCTTCGCGACGGCGTGCTGGCCGGTGCCGTCGCCGGAATCGGCGCGGTGCAGGCAGCTCTCCAGACCGAGGGCCCCGAGTGGTGGGCCGCCGCCCTCTATTTCGGCCTGGTGACCGGTGCGGTCTGGCTGGTCGGGCTCAACGTGCGTACCCACCGGCGCTACGTGTTCAGCCTCGAGGAGCGCGCCGCGACCCTGGAGCGCGAGCGGGAGGCCGAGGCGCGGGCCGCCGTGGCGGGGGAGCGCGCCCGGATCGCCCGTGAGCTGCACGACGTCGTGGCACACAGCATAGCGGTCATGATCGTGCAGGCCGACGGTGCCCGCTTCACGATCGACCGGGATCCGGCGGCCGCCCGGGACGCCGTGAAGGTGGTGGCGGACACCGGTCGTCAGGCACTCGAGGAGATGCGTCGGCTGGTCGGGGTACTCCGCGAGCCGGACCCGCCGGAGCCGGCGTCGGCGCCTCGACCCGACGACGGCGGGGTGGCCGAGCCGGAACACCGGCGCCCCGCCCTGGCCGAACTGCCCGCGTTGCTGGACCGGTTCACCGAAGCCGGCCTGCGGGTGCGCTGGGCCGTCACGGGCGAGCCCTCGCTGCCGCCCGGCCTGGAGTTGACCGTCTACCGAGTGGTGCAGGAGGGGCTCACCAACGCCCTCAAACACGCCGGGGTCGGCGCGGCCGTCGAGGTCACCCTGGAACGCGACGCCGATGCCGTCTCGGTGTGCGTCGTCGACGACGGCCGGGGCCGGTCGCCGGTGCGACCGGCGCCGTCCGGCGGGCACGGCCTGGTCGGAATGCGGGAGCGGGTGGGGGTATATGACGGTCGGTTCACCGCCGGCCCCCGACTCGCCGGCGGCTGGCAGGTCCAGGTGCGGCTGCCGCTGCCGTCGACCGAGGCGGTGGCGGCGTGA
- a CDS encoding response regulator transcription factor has protein sequence MTVRVVIVDDQALVRAGFRMVLDSQPDLAVVGEAVDGADALRVLARVEADVVVMDLRMPTMDGVEATRRLCAGRPPGPPRVLVLTTFDTEADAFAALRSGASGFLLKNVPPEELLTAIRVVAQGDSVVAPSITRRLLDRFADRLGPGPAEDPRLGQLTDREREVLLLVAQGLSNAEIADQMHVAEATVKTHVGRILAKLQLRDRVQAVVLAYESGLVTPGG, from the coding sequence GTGACCGTCCGCGTGGTGATCGTCGACGACCAGGCACTGGTCCGGGCGGGCTTCCGGATGGTGCTGGACTCCCAGCCCGACCTGGCGGTGGTCGGCGAGGCCGTCGACGGCGCCGACGCACTGCGCGTGCTGGCGCGTGTCGAGGCCGATGTCGTGGTGATGGACCTTCGGATGCCCACCATGGACGGCGTGGAGGCCACCCGTCGGCTGTGCGCCGGCCGGCCGCCCGGTCCACCGCGCGTGCTCGTGCTGACCACCTTCGACACCGAGGCGGATGCCTTCGCCGCGCTTCGGTCCGGTGCCAGTGGGTTCCTGCTCAAGAACGTGCCCCCCGAGGAACTGCTCACCGCGATCCGGGTGGTCGCCCAGGGCGACTCGGTGGTGGCGCCCTCGATCACCCGCCGCCTGCTCGACCGGTTCGCCGACCGGCTCGGACCCGGCCCCGCGGAGGACCCGCGTCTCGGACAGCTGACCGATCGGGAACGGGAGGTCCTGCTGCTGGTGGCGCAGGGACTGTCCAACGCCGAGATCGCCGACCAGATGCACGTGGCCGAGGCGACGGTGAAGACCCACGTCGGGCGGATCCTGGCCAAGCTCCAGCTCCGGGACCGCGTCCAGGCGGTGGTGCTGGCGTACGAGAGCGGGCTCGTCACCCCCGGCGGCTGA